The genomic interval AGCTCTCGATCTTTATTTTAGAAATCCTTTTAAAGTGCTCAATGTTCCGCGTTAACAGTATTAGGTTATGGTTTATGGCTGTCGCCGCAATTAATATATCAGCTAAACTCAATGTTTCCCCCCTCTTAATTAAATCTGCGTCTATCTCTGCAGCTTTAACAGCTATTTCGCGGGTTATTGGTAGTATTTCAAAGGCGCTTAGATCTCTCTCAGCACTAGCGAGTCTTCTCTTTAAAACTTCTTTGTTCTCCCAATAGAGATAATACACTCCTCTTAGGTATTCCTCTATGGAGACCACGGAAAGCCCGACGGCTTCATTTACTTCATCGCACTCCTTAGCAACCTCCAATGCCCCTTCATCGCCATTAACTAGGTCGATTAGAAAGGTTGTATTAGCTAGATATCTCATTTGCCAATTGACCTCAACAGGTGTCTTTTTCTCTCTTCATCCATATCCTTCTGGATCTTGAAAACTTCACCCAACTTCTTCCAATCTTCGACCGTAATAGTCTTGCTTCCAGCAATCTCAGTAAGCTTAGGTCTATACTTTAGAAGCCTCTTTATTACATCTGAGAAAGATTCTTTAGGTCCTTTCATTCTACTTAGCTGTTCATATACTTCATCCGACAACATTACAACCTTTCCCATGATCTCCTACTTTTTATATATAATTTTATATATAAAAACTTTTCGAGAGGTCCAGAAACGCCCGCGACAACTAAACAACATTCCTCGAAATACATGGAAACATGGGAATATTTAAAA from Candidatus Bathyarchaeota archaeon carries:
- a CDS encoding PIN domain-containing protein, with amino-acid sequence MRYLANTTFLIDLVNGDEGALEVAKECDEVNEAVGLSVVSIEEYLRGVYYLYWENKEVLKRRLASAERDLSAFEILPITREIAVKAAEIDADLIKRGETLSLADILIAATAINHNLILLTRNIEHFKRISKIKIESY
- a CDS encoding antitoxin VapB family protein, translating into MGKVVMLSDEVYEQLSRMKGPKESFSDVIKRLLKYRPKLTEIAGSKTITVEDWKKLGEVFKIQKDMDEERKRHLLRSIGK